A region from the Pelosinus sp. IPA-1 genome encodes:
- a CDS encoding FapA family protein, whose amino-acid sequence MNEKVSPLKEDGRYQITATDTGVCLSVWPPGNNGMPVKKATIIQDLTNRNFINYDSNFISIVIKEAIGKPIQIFSSLPSEDGRYQITATDTGVYLSVWSPVNMGSPVKKTEIIQDLINQKFTNFDSDFISTVIREAIGRPILIMNSLPSQDGRYQITATDAGVHLSVWSPVNTGLPVKKADIIQELMKQKFTDFDSDFISTVIKEAIGQPVLIVNALASIQMEPNIRVRVRRDRLEARIDLTIPEDVSNVTMSQLIDKLKSAGVVYGIDVSALESLTQLRAGSDIVVARGKTSCNGNDAFLHYHVDSDSQGRPVEMDDGRVDFKENNSFLCVEEGQLLVEKIPATPGTSGIDVFGLPILAKPGKDILMPVGKNVVNVDDWRLYAAIDGHLHIFLDKRINVIEVIVIDGDVDYSSGNIEFRGSVIVRGSVQPEFSVKAGGNVEICGSICGGIVEANNIIIHRGIQGMNRSVIKARERLRTNFIENATVYADQEVHVSDVILNSSVFAGVKVIVEGQRGLVRGGRISAGEEIRALTIGNQANVATDIEVSVNPYLKDELFKIRLESKKAMALYEELKKSLSYILSQGVENLSAEKRDRYAKKEAECNTMRVSLDEMRQRIAHIEDLLKSLKPGKIHVNGVIYPGVKLFMGPLTKPLNDPLKYVSLYVHDGEIKFTSLR is encoded by the coding sequence ATGAATGAAAAAGTTTCTCCCCTGAAAGAAGATGGCCGATATCAAATTACCGCGACTGATACTGGCGTATGCCTTAGTGTCTGGCCTCCAGGTAACAATGGGATGCCAGTAAAAAAGGCAACAATTATTCAAGATTTGACCAATCGAAATTTTATTAACTATGACAGTAATTTTATCTCCATAGTAATCAAGGAGGCCATCGGTAAGCCAATACAAATTTTTAGTTCATTGCCATCCGAAGACGGTCGGTATCAAATCACAGCAACTGATACTGGCGTTTATCTCAGTGTATGGTCACCAGTTAATATGGGATCGCCAGTTAAAAAGACTGAGATTATTCAAGATTTGATTAACCAAAAGTTTACCAATTTTGACAGTGATTTTATCTCTACGGTAATCAGAGAAGCTATTGGCAGACCGATACTAATCATGAATTCACTACCATCACAAGATGGCCGCTATCAAATTACAGCAACGGATGCTGGCGTTCATCTTAGTGTGTGGTCTCCAGTCAATACTGGATTACCAGTAAAAAAGGCTGATATTATTCAAGAATTGATGAAGCAAAAATTTACCGATTTTGATAGTGACTTCATCTCCACGGTGATCAAGGAGGCTATTGGTCAACCAGTACTAATAGTCAATGCACTGGCGTCGATTCAGATGGAGCCCAATATTCGTGTAAGGGTGCGGCGGGATCGTCTGGAAGCTAGGATTGATCTTACCATACCAGAAGATGTTTCTAATGTTACAATGTCGCAACTTATAGACAAATTGAAATCGGCTGGTGTTGTTTACGGTATTGACGTATCCGCTCTTGAATCACTCACCCAATTACGTGCAGGGAGTGATATTGTTGTTGCACGTGGTAAGACGTCTTGTAATGGGAATGATGCGTTTCTGCATTATCATGTCGATAGTGATAGTCAAGGACGTCCAGTAGAAATGGATGACGGGCGCGTTGACTTTAAGGAAAATAATAGTTTTCTCTGTGTAGAGGAAGGACAGCTATTAGTAGAGAAAATTCCCGCTACACCTGGTACTTCGGGAATAGACGTCTTTGGCCTACCAATTTTAGCGAAACCGGGGAAAGACATACTAATGCCTGTAGGAAAAAATGTAGTTAATGTTGATGATTGGCGCCTTTATGCCGCAATTGATGGTCATTTGCATATATTTCTCGATAAGCGTATCAATGTCATAGAAGTCATTGTAATTGATGGGGATGTTGATTATTCCAGTGGGAATATTGAATTCAGGGGGAGTGTTATTGTCCGTGGTTCAGTTCAACCTGAATTTTCAGTAAAAGCAGGCGGTAATGTTGAAATATGCGGCAGCATTTGTGGTGGTATTGTAGAAGCTAATAACATCATTATCCACAGGGGCATTCAGGGAATGAATCGTAGCGTAATTAAAGCACGGGAGCGCCTAAGGACGAATTTTATAGAAAATGCTACTGTTTATGCTGATCAGGAAGTTCATGTTAGCGATGTAATTTTAAATAGTTCAGTTTTTGCAGGTGTCAAAGTTATTGTAGAAGGGCAGCGCGGTCTTGTTCGTGGCGGACGGATATCAGCCGGTGAAGAAATTCGCGCTCTCACCATCGGCAATCAGGCCAATGTTGCTACTGATATTGAAGTCTCCGTCAATCCGTATCTTAAGGATGAACTATTTAAGATTCGTCTTGAAAGTAAAAAGGCAATGGCTCTATATGAAGAATTAAAAAAATCACTGTCCTACATTCTAAGCCAAGGTGTTGAAAATCTTTCGGCTGAAAAAAGAGATCGATATGCAAAAAAAGAAGCGGAATGCAATACTATGAGGGTTAGTTTAGACGAGATGCGGCAACGCATAGCTCATATTGAAGACCTTCTCAAATCTCTTAAACCAGGCAAGATACATGTGAACGGTGTCATTTACCCCGGCGTCAAATTATTTATGGGACCCTTAACAAAACCCCTCAATGATCCTCTCAAATATGTCTCTCTATATGTGCATGATGGGGAAATTAAGTTTACATCATTACGGTAA
- a CDS encoding beta-ketoacyl-ACP reductase gives MRGLKDKVVIITGSANGIGKCTALRFAEEGAKIVVADFADGSGTVAELEAKGTAAFYVQVDVANPESVKNMMDKTIEVFGKVDVLINNAGITKDAMMKKMTKDAWDAVISVNLTGVFNCTSAVLPYMLEQKSGVVLTSSSVVGIYGNMGQTNYAATKWGVIGMTKSWAKEMAKSGLRFNCVAPGFIGTDMVKKIPEQVLQDRILVKVPAGRLGEPEEIAAAFAFLASDDAKYINGTVLSVDGACTL, from the coding sequence ATGAGAGGTTTGAAGGATAAAGTAGTAATCATTACTGGTTCTGCTAATGGGATTGGCAAGTGTACTGCCCTTAGATTTGCTGAGGAAGGTGCGAAAATAGTTGTTGCTGATTTTGCTGATGGATCAGGTACTGTAGCTGAACTAGAAGCAAAAGGAACTGCTGCGTTTTATGTTCAAGTTGATGTAGCGAACCCAGAGAGTGTTAAAAATATGATGGACAAAACGATTGAGGTTTTTGGTAAAGTAGATGTGTTGATTAACAACGCGGGAATTACAAAAGATGCTATGATGAAAAAAATGACAAAAGATGCTTGGGATGCAGTCATTTCTGTAAATCTTACTGGCGTGTTTAATTGTACTTCCGCAGTATTACCATATATGCTAGAACAAAAGTCAGGTGTTGTTTTAACATCGTCTTCCGTTGTAGGTATCTATGGAAACATGGGACAAACCAATTATGCAGCGACAAAATGGGGCGTAATCGGTATGACTAAATCATGGGCAAAAGAAATGGCGAAATCTGGACTACGTTTCAATTGCGTGGCTCCTGGTTTTATCGGTACAGACATGGTGAAAAAAATTCCTGAGCAAGTATTGCAAGATAGAATTCTTGTTAAAGTTCCTGCAGGACGATTAGGCGAACCTGAAGAAATAGCAGCAGCTTTTGCATTCCTTGCTTCAGATGATGCTAAATATATTAACGGAACAGTATTAAGTGTAGATGGTGCTTGCACTCTATAA
- a CDS encoding thiolase family protein → MIHEVVIVGAARTPIGNFLGVLKDVSPIDLGVTAVNGALARANLKPDQVEELVCGMIYKGGAKGNPGRQIQLKCKMPIEGYAYTVDQQCGSGMKAFEAAAQSIMLGKAQIAVAVGAESMSQAPYILKGAREGYRMGHSGIHDSMLHDGLICAIQGYHMGVTAENLAEQYNISRLEQDELALLSHQRAIAAQRSGVFREEIVPVTIETRRGAVVVDSDEHPRDDFTVEKLAGMKPAFKKNGTVTSGNSSSVNDGAAALVLMSAEKARELSIKPLARVVASANMGVHPEVMGIGPAFAIPKVLKDANLTKDQISYYEINEAFAAQFIAVNRELNLDLRNVNRNGSGIGLGHPVGCTAARIIVSLLYELKRSGERYGVASLCVGGGPAIATVIEAI, encoded by the coding sequence ATGATACACGAGGTAGTAATCGTTGGTGCTGCAAGAACTCCAATTGGTAATTTCCTTGGAGTGTTAAAAGACGTAAGTCCTATTGATCTTGGAGTAACAGCTGTAAACGGAGCATTAGCTAGAGCCAATTTAAAACCTGATCAGGTTGAAGAACTTGTTTGTGGCATGATTTACAAAGGTGGAGCAAAAGGGAACCCTGGCCGCCAGATACAGTTAAAATGCAAAATGCCTATTGAGGGGTACGCATATACGGTTGATCAGCAGTGTGGTTCCGGTATGAAAGCATTCGAAGCCGCGGCACAGTCGATCATGCTTGGAAAAGCGCAAATTGCGGTAGCTGTTGGTGCAGAAAGTATGTCTCAGGCTCCTTATATTCTAAAAGGTGCTCGTGAAGGTTATCGTATGGGTCATAGTGGGATTCATGATTCTATGCTGCATGACGGTTTAATTTGTGCAATACAGGGTTATCATATGGGCGTTACAGCAGAAAACTTGGCTGAGCAGTACAATATATCTCGTTTGGAACAAGACGAATTAGCATTGCTGAGTCATCAGCGAGCAATTGCTGCACAACGTAGTGGAGTCTTTCGAGAGGAAATTGTTCCTGTAACTATTGAAACAAGACGAGGAGCAGTAGTAGTCGATTCAGATGAGCACCCGAGAGATGATTTTACAGTTGAAAAGCTAGCTGGTATGAAACCTGCATTTAAGAAAAATGGAACCGTAACATCAGGCAATTCATCAAGTGTTAATGATGGCGCAGCCGCATTAGTATTAATGTCTGCCGAGAAAGCCCGTGAACTTTCGATCAAGCCCCTTGCTCGTGTAGTTGCTAGTGCAAATATGGGAGTACATCCAGAGGTTATGGGTATAGGACCAGCGTTTGCTATTCCTAAAGTACTGAAGGATGCAAACTTGACAAAGGATCAAATTAGTTATTATGAAATTAATGAGGCATTTGCAGCCCAATTTATAGCAGTAAATAGAGAATTAAATTTGGATCTTAGAAATGTTAATCGTAACGGCTCTGGAATTGGGCTGGGGCACCCAGTTGGGTGTACTGCTGCCAGAATAATTGTGTCACTTTTATACGAATTAAAACGTTCTGGTGAGCGTTATGGTGTTGCTTCATTATGTGTTGGTGGGGGACCAGCTATTGCTACTGTAATCGAGGCAATTTAA
- a CDS encoding EamA family transporter, with protein MYIVYGLMCLIFGTTFLAIKVGIEAGVSPFLFAGTRFFIAGVIVLVAVKLLYGKISLRGEEYRDVLLVGIFMTGIMFGCLYWGEQYISSSIAALLAATTPIMIGIVEWFQGSRESVWIKGCGLFISFIGVGVAVFPALGIDVTKEALLAVAGILAAEVGCVFGTMKSKKILAAGLSPALLNGWQMLVGGSLLIMLSLATERTEVTINYDIFFSWAYLVVFGSLVGHGSYYWLVNRAGPLLPSTWTYISPVIAQFVGYYVLSEYLSIYSFIGVSLVLWGIFLVSRAGILEVWLKKRLQSVVAS; from the coding sequence ATGTATATAGTATATGGTTTGATGTGTTTAATTTTTGGTACCACGTTTCTCGCGATTAAGGTTGGTATAGAAGCTGGAGTGTCACCTTTTCTCTTTGCCGGTACCAGGTTTTTTATCGCGGGCGTTATCGTATTGGTTGCTGTTAAATTATTGTATGGCAAAATTAGCTTACGAGGCGAAGAGTATAGAGATGTTTTACTAGTTGGTATCTTTATGACTGGGATCATGTTTGGCTGTTTATACTGGGGTGAACAGTATATCTCGTCAAGTATTGCAGCACTATTAGCTGCAACCACGCCGATTATGATAGGTATTGTAGAATGGTTTCAGGGCTCGCGAGAAAGTGTTTGGATTAAAGGCTGTGGTTTATTTATTTCCTTTATTGGGGTAGGCGTTGCAGTATTTCCTGCCTTAGGGATCGATGTGACGAAAGAAGCTTTATTAGCTGTAGCGGGGATACTTGCCGCTGAAGTTGGCTGCGTTTTTGGCACAATGAAATCAAAAAAAATCTTAGCTGCTGGTTTAAGTCCCGCCCTACTCAATGGCTGGCAAATGCTAGTTGGAGGAAGTCTGCTTATCATGCTATCCTTAGCTACAGAACGAACTGAAGTAACTATCAACTATGATATATTCTTTTCATGGGCTTATCTTGTTGTATTTGGTTCACTTGTTGGTCATGGATCTTATTACTGGTTAGTAAATCGTGCAGGACCATTATTACCATCAACATGGACCTATATTTCACCAGTGATTGCCCAATTTGTTGGTTACTATGTTCTGTCAGAATATTTATCAATTTACTCATTCATCGGGGTTAGTTTGGTACTTTGGGGTATATTTTTAGTTAGTCGGGCTGGGATATTGGAAGTTTGGTTAAAAAAAAGATTACAAAGTGTAGTTGCTTCTTAA
- a CDS encoding putative quinol monooxygenase, which produces MITLVANMQAKPGKEKELEAALQTVFSKVQQEEGTVAYVLHRSKTNAGQFFFYEKYQDQQALDHHGSTPYLKELFSTISGLLLEKPEIKLYEEVAAISR; this is translated from the coding sequence ATGATTACGTTAGTAGCTAATATGCAGGCAAAACCAGGTAAAGAAAAAGAACTAGAGGCTGCGTTACAGACCGTATTTTCTAAGGTGCAACAGGAAGAAGGCACTGTAGCATATGTGCTTCATCGTTCCAAAACCAATGCTGGACAATTTTTCTTTTATGAAAAATATCAAGATCAGCAAGCACTAGATCATCATGGTTCTACACCTTATTTAAAAGAATTATTTAGCACAATTTCCGGCTTGCTTCTTGAAAAACCAGAAATCAAATTGTATGAAGAAGTGGCTGCAATTTCTCGCTAA
- a CDS encoding LysR family transcriptional regulator, whose translation MDLRLLQTFLLVAKIGNVTQAAEELNFSQPTVTTQIRTMEEHFGVLLFERVGKKLYITEAGQRLIGYAEKLLLIHGEAQAVLQEFSYDKTIKIGLGTAVAAHTLSPILREFQEKVSNVSVNIEHCFSLPIAVKGILDNSFDFALVHDEISNNRILQFNVVAQRLVWIAHPFLIEKYGNNFWQHPFIALKQGSVYRAKYDRVLREKEISPMLEYSDSEAIRQAVLNGLGVGVLPEVLVRQNLDDGTLVEFNNAPKFEIIFSVIFHREKTFTIATRTLLAMIAENANIHSELSGYLQST comes from the coding sequence ATGGATTTACGATTACTACAAACCTTTCTTTTGGTTGCAAAGATAGGCAATGTGACTCAAGCTGCAGAAGAACTAAATTTTAGTCAACCTACAGTAACGACCCAAATCAGAACAATGGAAGAACACTTTGGGGTCTTACTATTTGAGAGGGTAGGAAAAAAGTTATATATAACAGAAGCGGGTCAACGTTTGATTGGTTATGCAGAGAAACTATTGTTAATACATGGAGAAGCACAAGCTGTCTTACAAGAATTCTCATATGATAAAACGATTAAAATAGGTCTTGGCACCGCAGTTGCAGCGCATACGCTTTCGCCTATTCTACGGGAGTTTCAAGAGAAGGTTTCTAATGTATCGGTAAATATTGAGCATTGTTTTAGTCTGCCGATTGCAGTTAAAGGTATATTAGATAACAGTTTTGATTTTGCACTTGTGCACGACGAAATCTCAAATAATAGGATTTTGCAATTTAACGTTGTGGCGCAAAGACTAGTATGGATCGCGCACCCTTTCCTTATCGAGAAGTATGGCAATAACTTTTGGCAGCACCCTTTCATTGCACTGAAGCAAGGGAGTGTTTATCGAGCAAAATATGATAGGGTATTACGGGAAAAGGAAATAAGTCCAATGTTGGAATACAGTGATTCTGAAGCAATTAGGCAGGCTGTATTAAATGGATTGGGAGTTGGTGTATTGCCAGAAGTATTGGTTAGGCAAAATTTAGATGACGGAACACTTGTTGAGTTTAATAATGCACCTAAGTTTGAAATTATATTTTCTGTGATATTCCATAGAGAAAAAACATTTACTATTGCAACCCGTACTTTATTAGCAATGATTGCTGAAAATGCAAATATTCATAGCGAATTATCAGGATATTTACAATCGACGTAG
- a CDS encoding PLP-dependent aminotransferase family protein, with product MKISINRQSNVSIRQQIYLEISQRIRSGLIAPDFKLPSVRELAKDLNVSLVTAHQVYKMLDHSNLTESIRGKGTFVRSAKDDTLDTNNPSATFDWQLSVPDYLPRASFWSQSTVRLPSNILDLASASVHHSLLPMHLVQTSIRQTLDNSPSSLGKYANFQGDSDFILALIDYLKVISIDLTPHQLIVTSGTQQGIDLFARTFLGPGDIIGVETPCFSGAIDAFRLSHVNLHPIPVDSNGIRVDILEDLVPYTRFKAIYTVPTGQNPTGAIMSLSRRQDLLNFARQHNVLILEDEPHRELEMDKIKCSILPPPLKMLDTDGRVVYLKGFSKFLFPGMRLGLLAADGSIYNRLLAAKSIADLGSPLWLQKSLVPFFRNPQLFSSIRKMNTVLDSRRKTVLQTLDSLLDPRIIRPKQTAGLHLWLSMPKGIHTDFLIPEAHRRGVHFLPGSIFYPGEPETNHLRICWTNLTDVDLPKALKLLCELLNDAVLHPDLFS from the coding sequence ATGAAAATTTCTATTAACCGCCAAAGTAACGTTTCGATTCGTCAACAAATTTATTTGGAAATATCTCAGCGTATCCGTTCTGGTTTAATTGCACCGGATTTTAAACTACCTTCGGTGCGAGAATTAGCTAAAGATCTAAATGTTAGCTTAGTAACTGCACACCAAGTTTACAAAATGCTTGATCATAGCAACTTAACAGAAAGCATTCGGGGTAAAGGTACCTTTGTGCGCAGTGCGAAAGATGATACTTTAGATACGAATAATCCCTCCGCTACTTTTGATTGGCAGCTTTCTGTGCCTGACTATCTGCCGCGAGCTAGTTTTTGGAGTCAAAGTACGGTACGCTTACCATCCAATATATTAGATTTGGCATCTGCTTCGGTACATCATTCGTTACTGCCTATGCACTTAGTTCAAACCTCTATCCGTCAAACACTCGACAACTCTCCCAGCTCCCTAGGGAAATACGCTAATTTCCAAGGGGATAGTGACTTCATACTTGCTTTAATAGACTATTTAAAAGTGATATCAATTGATTTAACCCCCCACCAATTAATCGTTACAAGTGGTACACAGCAGGGAATTGACCTATTTGCACGCACCTTTCTTGGACCTGGTGACATTATAGGAGTGGAGACTCCGTGCTTTTCTGGAGCCATTGATGCTTTTCGCTTGTCTCATGTCAACCTGCACCCCATCCCTGTTGATAGCAATGGAATACGAGTTGATATACTAGAAGATTTGGTACCCTATACTCGTTTTAAAGCTATTTACACTGTTCCCACTGGGCAAAACCCTACTGGTGCCATTATGTCTTTATCACGGCGACAAGATTTACTGAATTTTGCAAGGCAGCATAATGTCCTCATCTTGGAAGACGAACCACATCGTGAACTAGAAATGGATAAAATAAAATGCTCTATTTTACCGCCACCGTTAAAGATGTTAGATACAGACGGACGGGTAGTTTATCTTAAAGGTTTTAGCAAATTTCTCTTTCCTGGCATGCGACTTGGATTACTTGCTGCAGATGGCAGTATCTATAATCGACTGCTTGCAGCCAAATCCATTGCTGACCTAGGATCTCCTCTTTGGCTGCAAAAGTCTCTTGTACCGTTTTTTCGTAATCCCCAGCTTTTCTCTTCCATTCGCAAAATGAATACCGTTCTTGACAGCCGTCGTAAAACTGTTCTCCAAACACTAGACAGCCTTCTGGATCCTCGTATTATTCGTCCTAAACAAACTGCTGGTCTCCACTTATGGCTGTCAATGCCAAAGGGGATTCACACCGATTTCTTAATTCCTGAAGCCCACCGTCGCGGCGTACATTTCCTTCCCGGTTCAATTTTCTATCCTGGAGAACCTGAGACCAATCATCTGCGAATTTGTTGGACTAACCTTACAGACGTAGATTTACCAAAAGCGCTCAAATTACTTTGCGAGTTACTCAACGATGCTGTTTTACATCCAGACCTTTTCTCTTAA